TTTTTGCAGAACACATTATCTTGCTGAAAAAGGTCTGATTGTGATTACCGCAAATCACTAAATCCACCGCACTTTTACTGCATATTGCCAGAATATGTTCACTTAACTCGCCGGTGGCAATAATGGTTTTGGCAATCGGGTAGTTCGCCTTCGCAATTAACTCGTCGATAAAAAGCTGAGTCTCTTCAAGCATTAACTCACGTAAATTCTCCATCATCGGTGCAGCGAACTGATTGTAAAGCTCCGGGTCGGAAGCGAGCGTAATCAGGGTTATTTTCCCGTTTACGGGGCTGGCGATTGAAACGGCTTTTTCCACCAGCCGTTGGCTTTCCGGACTGACGGCGACAGCAACCAAAATGTGTTGGTAACTCATTACAACCTCCTGTTGCCTGATAACCAGACGGTTAACATTTTTCCTACAACAATCTTCATTTTGAGGCAAGGATAGTCACCCCTGGAAATGTGAGTCTGCTCATGAAAAATGATAAGAAATTCTAATGTAAATGACCTGTGTAAATCTCGTAATGCATGAATCGCTTAAATTTCCATCAAACTTTCTTATTATTTTACCTCCGCATAAATATGGCCGGCTTTGACGAAGAGCTTGTTCTTTTTCTAAAGCTAAATTTAATTGTTAAAAGTTAAATGTGCTGATAAAAGGCAATAAAATAGTTCATTAGTTTGAGTTTATAAAAAATCTATATAAATCACATGGCTAAGTAGAGTGGGGTTGCGCTTATTGATGGTTAGTCATGAGATTGTTAGCCAGAAGAAAAGGTTTATCCAGATTAACGTAACGGATAATTCGAATTTGGCTACTAAGTGCTCAATTGAAAAGTCTGGCTGATGTTTGAAGGGGATATATAAAGTAAATATATGTGATCGCCGTCACATAAACTTCAAAATCCACGGGCGATCGCATTGTATGTCTAAATGGCTACGAGTAGAGTTTGCCGGGAATTAGGAAAAATCTTAATTATTTGTAAGATTTGTAAGATTTGTAAGAAATATACACTCGGATAAAAACGCACTAACAAGGAAACCTCCACGGCATCCTATGTCGATGGGATAGTGTG
This genomic window from Buttiauxella gaviniae contains:
- the uspC gene encoding universal stress protein UspC; its protein translation is MSYQHILVAVAVSPESQRLVEKAVSIASPVNGKITLITLASDPELYNQFAAPMMENLRELMLEETQLFIDELIAKANYPIAKTIIATGELSEHILAICSKSAVDLVICGNHNQTFFSKIMCSAKTVVASSQVDVLLVPLS